The Herbaspirillum sp. RTI4 genome has a segment encoding these proteins:
- a CDS encoding filamentous hemagglutinin N-terminal domain-containing protein — MNQLLYRLIFNKKRGMLMVVAETATSHDKGSGNGGTGSAGSAHGGAHSCAHRGKISDIVFVPMRSIALASALLSGSALLLSEPPKALAQTLPQGGVVAAGAASIAQTNANSLLINQSSNRAVLNWNSFNIGAGNSVQFQQPGSSAAVLNRVTGLTGSSQIMGTLTANGQVFLVNPQGIVFGNGAMVNVAGLMASTKDIGNAAFMSGNQDLIFGGAGTSNGLIQNSGSLTALGGYVVLMGDQVRNSGVINAAAGRVVLAAGDQATISLSNGQLVNFVLSNVTANALVEQSGAINAANGQVLISAQSANALLNDVINLTGVINVSGSQGSVIVNGGAAGTVNLSGATISVANPNGIGGNVTLTGQQVGLFGQTFIDASGSTGGGTVLVGGDYQGSNAGTVAHAQATVMSENASIDASVTGTGNGGRVVLWSDNYTGFYGNIAARGGAQGGDGGAVETSSHNNLQAFGSVDASTTAGHAGSWLLDPVDITISSASNSNYTGGVHTGFTAGVDSSATVSNATINSVLSAGTSVTISTANSSAVAFGDIAIVADIIKSSGANTSLTLTAGRNILFDNAKIRADFNLMNLTMNAGNTISFNNALVELAGGNLQVTANGSSGGNGVNFFSNNTFSNVVGFINGSSAAGNGVTFSGNASTAFTETGIGTLNITGISNGTNDALLLGSGNIVQDNASTLNLNGCATASGAYGVTIAAGTNVQQVNNGVIHIVANGVSTAMNLAGNLTQASTGSMSVSGTSTTGMGINLSGVVNQSGAGALTLTGTGIDQGVYVQGQILQSSTGSMGLTGTASGSNASSTAGLYFDSGTSLLQSSTGSLTLSGTASNASALAGVYFSNTSLTQTNPGTLTINGAGPSGVNFAGSSNLTLNNTGTLNVNGNGSTGPGFVMGGGTNLTLNNTTATIGGTSTNSTGIDLAGTSSLLGFNAVAILTGTSTNGTGARIEGAWTQSSDASLSVTGTSTNGSGVAITANTTNSGAGSLFQIAGTSTNGDGAVIGAPITVSSGATLNLAGTSTNGTGLNVTAPLTQSTTSQMDLTGTSTAGIGLQLSGAASITQDATTTLFLTGQNTNGSISAPAIMLASSNLSSLAGTTTISATGNMVMDTNNVLALTGALTITNTGNLTLGGSLSGGSGSLTANSNGYINVSGNLSLGSLSLTSGLFGIREIGSGKINVAGASNIVEGNGDITLNGNNTLNGAVSIAASGSGLVALNNASNLSLGTVSASNLNVTSNGTLTANGNIAATGSAALSANGNLTLNGTLAAGNLSLASTTANVTQLATGVLNIGGTLNATASNGSVNLLGNNTLNGTVNLNTSASGSVTLLSASNLTLGNISTANLNVTSNGTLATNGNIAATGSAALSANGNLTLNGTLAAGNLSLASTTANVTQLASGVLNVGGTLNATASNGSVNLLGNNTLNGTVNLNASASGSVTLLSASNLTLGNISAGNLSIASNGTLSTAGNVTASSNASLVASGNVTLGSNVSAPNLSISSGNGSLILGTNFSAPVSLTLASNGSLTIANISTGNLSVTSNGSLNTSGNVTASGSAVLLAAGNLTVGGNVTAPNLSLSSSNGSLNLSGNFSASNNLNLASNGSLTIANISTGNLSVTSNGSLNTSGNVTASGSAVLLAAGDLTAGGNVTAPNLSLSSSNGSLNLSGNFSASNNLNLASNASLTIGNLSVGNLTVSSNGTLIATGNLTTSGNTSLTAGGNLSLGGNLSAGNMSLLSTFANVTQLANASLNVAGVLGAAAPNGSISLLGSNVLNGAVNLGTGSSGSATLNASSNLTIGNVNTHDLIIVSSNGVNVAGNAQVAGNATLTANGSIALNGNLNAGHLQLNSMAGNIAGPASGSLIVPGTSNISAAQGGVNLPGVNNNLTGLTSVTVSANGTAIVNGANNLVVNGVPVIRSASLMPTPAPASAFNTATAVARSVIGDIIGEVVQRNVGENTGGNTEVLPTKMFGELDLSVMKMSDGLVSPSLVKRSAAQVIGPGGNLNFSVQDEVTVVGNGLNLP, encoded by the coding sequence ATGAACCAGCTTCTTTATCGGCTTATTTTCAATAAAAAACGCGGCATGCTGATGGTGGTGGCAGAAACCGCCACCAGTCACGATAAAGGGAGCGGCAATGGCGGCACCGGCAGTGCCGGCAGCGCTCATGGTGGTGCTCATAGTTGCGCTCATCGCGGCAAGATAAGCGACATCGTCTTTGTTCCCATGCGCAGCATTGCCCTTGCCAGCGCGCTACTGAGCGGTTCAGCGCTGTTGTTGTCGGAGCCGCCAAAAGCATTGGCGCAGACCTTGCCGCAAGGCGGCGTGGTAGCCGCCGGTGCCGCCAGCATCGCGCAAACCAATGCCAATTCCCTCCTCATCAATCAGAGCAGCAACCGCGCCGTCCTTAACTGGAACAGTTTCAATATCGGCGCAGGCAACAGCGTGCAATTCCAGCAACCGGGCAGCAGCGCAGCGGTACTCAATCGCGTCACCGGACTGACCGGCAGCAGCCAGATTATGGGCACGCTCACCGCCAACGGTCAGGTATTCCTGGTCAATCCGCAAGGCATCGTCTTTGGCAATGGCGCGATGGTCAATGTCGCAGGGCTGATGGCGTCTACCAAGGACATTGGCAATGCCGCATTCATGAGCGGCAATCAGGATCTGATTTTCGGCGGTGCCGGCACCAGTAATGGCCTGATCCAGAACAGCGGTAGTCTCACTGCCTTGGGCGGTTACGTTGTCCTCATGGGCGATCAGGTCAGAAACAGCGGCGTCATCAATGCCGCTGCTGGCCGCGTGGTGTTGGCAGCGGGTGATCAGGCCACCATCAGTTTGTCGAACGGGCAACTGGTCAACTTCGTGCTGAGCAACGTCACTGCCAACGCGCTGGTAGAGCAAAGCGGCGCGATCAATGCCGCCAATGGTCAGGTATTAATTAGCGCGCAATCGGCCAATGCCCTACTGAACGACGTCATCAATCTGACCGGCGTGATTAATGTCTCCGGCAGTCAGGGCAGCGTGATCGTCAATGGTGGTGCGGCGGGGACGGTGAACCTGTCGGGTGCCACGATCAGTGTCGCCAACCCCAACGGTATCGGCGGCAACGTCACGCTGACCGGGCAACAGGTAGGCCTGTTCGGCCAGACCTTCATCGATGCCAGCGGCAGCACCGGCGGCGGCACGGTGCTGGTCGGCGGTGATTATCAGGGCAGTAACGCTGGCACGGTTGCGCATGCACAGGCGACCGTGATGTCGGAAAACGCCAGCATCGACGCTTCTGTCACCGGTACCGGTAATGGTGGCAGAGTGGTGTTGTGGTCGGATAATTACACGGGCTTTTACGGCAACATTGCAGCGCGCGGCGGCGCGCAGGGCGGTGACGGCGGTGCGGTCGAAACCTCTAGCCACAACAACCTGCAAGCCTTCGGCAGTGTGGATGCGAGTACGACAGCGGGCCATGCCGGTAGCTGGTTGCTGGACCCGGTCGACATTACCATCAGCTCGGCGAGCAACTCCAATTACACCGGCGGCGTCCATACCGGCTTCACGGCAGGCGTTGATAGCAGCGCCACGGTCAGTAATGCCACGATCAATTCGGTTCTTAGCGCAGGCACCAGCGTCACCATCAGCACCGCCAATTCCAGCGCTGTAGCCTTCGGCGACATTGCCATCGTTGCCGACATTATTAAATCATCCGGCGCGAATACCAGCCTGACCTTGACCGCAGGCCGTAACATCCTCTTCGATAATGCAAAAATTCGGGCCGACTTCAATCTGATGAACCTGACGATGAATGCGGGGAATACCATCTCGTTCAACAATGCCCTGGTCGAACTCGCTGGCGGTAATTTGCAGGTGACGGCCAACGGTAGCAGTGGTGGTAACGGAGTGAATTTTTTCAGCAACAATACCTTTAGCAATGTGGTTGGCTTTATCAATGGCAGCAGCGCTGCGGGAAATGGCGTTACCTTTAGTGGCAATGCCAGCACGGCCTTTACCGAGACCGGTATCGGTACATTGAATATCACCGGCATCAGCAACGGCACTAATGATGCGCTTCTGTTGGGTTCCGGCAATATCGTGCAAGACAATGCATCCACGCTCAATCTCAACGGTTGCGCCACAGCGAGCGGTGCTTATGGCGTAACGATTGCCGCCGGAACCAATGTGCAGCAAGTCAACAATGGCGTCATTCATATTGTTGCCAACGGCGTTTCCACAGCAATGAATCTCGCCGGTAATCTGACGCAAGCGAGTACCGGCAGCATGTCGGTAAGCGGCACCTCCACCACTGGCATGGGGATCAACCTTTCCGGGGTAGTTAACCAATCGGGCGCAGGTGCGCTCACGCTCACTGGAACCGGTATTGATCAGGGCGTGTATGTGCAAGGTCAAATCCTCCAGAGCAGCACTGGCAGCATGGGATTGACGGGCACCGCCAGCGGCAGCAATGCGAGCAGCACGGCGGGTCTCTATTTCGATAGCGGTACCAGCCTGCTTCAGTCGAGCACCGGTTCCTTGACGCTGAGTGGTACGGCCTCGAATGCCTCGGCGCTGGCCGGGGTGTACTTCTCCAACACCAGTCTTACGCAGACCAATCCCGGCACCCTGACCATCAACGGCGCAGGACCGAGCGGCGTCAATTTTGCAGGCAGTAGCAACCTCACACTGAACAACACCGGCACGCTCAATGTCAACGGCAACGGATCGACTGGCCCCGGCTTTGTCATGGGCGGCGGCACCAACCTCACGCTCAATAACACTACCGCAACCATTGGCGGAACCAGCACCAACAGTACCGGGATTGATCTCGCAGGAACCTCGTCACTGCTTGGTTTTAACGCGGTTGCCATTCTTACCGGCACCAGCACGAACGGCACAGGCGCGCGGATCGAGGGCGCATGGACGCAAAGCAGTGATGCCTCTTTATCCGTCACGGGTACCAGCACCAACGGAAGCGGCGTGGCCATTACGGCCAATACGACGAACAGCGGGGCCGGCAGTCTCTTCCAGATTGCCGGCACCAGTACCAATGGTGACGGTGCCGTGATCGGCGCGCCCATCACGGTAAGCAGCGGCGCTACGTTAAATCTTGCCGGGACCAGCACGAATGGCACAGGTCTAAACGTCACGGCACCGCTCACGCAAAGCACTACGAGCCAGATGGATCTGACGGGGACAAGCACCGCCGGCATTGGGCTGCAACTGAGTGGGGCGGCGAGCATTACGCAGGATGCGACGACCACCTTGTTCCTCACGGGCCAGAATACCAATGGCAGCATCAGCGCTCCCGCGATTATGCTGGCAAGCAGTAACCTGTCTTCCCTGGCCGGTACGACGACCATATCGGCAACAGGCAACATGGTCATGGACACCAACAATGTGCTGGCGCTGACAGGGGCTCTCACTATCACCAACACCGGCAATCTTACTTTGGGGGGCAGTCTCAGTGGTGGCTCCGGTAGCTTGACCGCCAACAGCAATGGTTACATCAACGTCTCGGGCAATCTGAGCCTCGGGAGTCTGAGTCTGACCAGTGGTCTGTTCGGCATCAGGGAGATCGGCAGCGGAAAAATCAATGTCGCTGGCGCCAGTAATATCGTGGAAGGTAACGGCGACATCACACTGAACGGCAACAATACGCTCAACGGCGCGGTGAGTATTGCCGCCAGCGGTAGCGGCTTGGTGGCGCTTAACAACGCCAGCAATCTGAGCTTGGGTACGGTCAGTGCGAGCAATCTGAATGTCACCAGTAATGGCACGCTGACTGCCAACGGCAACATCGCAGCGACGGGCAGTGCCGCCCTGAGCGCGAATGGCAATCTGACGCTCAACGGCACACTCGCTGCCGGGAATCTGAGTCTGGCCAGTACCACGGCCAATGTGACGCAATTGGCAACCGGTGTGCTGAACATCGGCGGTACGCTCAATGCGACGGCCAGCAATGGCAGCGTCAATCTGCTCGGCAACAACACGCTCAACGGCACGGTCAATCTCAATACCAGTGCGAGTGGCAGCGTTACCCTCCTTAGCGCCAGCAATCTGACACTCGGCAATATCAGCACCGCCAATCTGAACGTCACCAGTAATGGCACCTTGGCGACCAATGGCAACATCGCAGCGACGGGCAGTGCCGCCCTGAGCGCGAATGGCAATCTGACGCTCAACGGCACACTCGCTGCCGGGAATCTGAGTCTGGCCAGTACCACGGCTAATGTGACTCAGCTGGCGAGCGGAGTGTTGAACGTCGGCGGTACGCTCAATGCGACGGCCAGCAACGGCAGCGTTAATTTACTCGGCAATAACACGCTCAATGGCACGGTGAATCTGAATGCCAGCGCGAGCGGTAGCGTTACCCTCCTTAGCGCCAGCAATCTGACACTCGGCAATATCAGTGCCGGCAATCTGAGCATCGCCAGCAATGGCACGCTGAGCACGGCGGGGAATGTCACTGCCAGTAGCAACGCCAGTCTGGTTGCCAGCGGAAATGTGACGCTGGGGAGCAATGTCAGCGCACCGAATCTGAGCATCAGTTCGGGTAACGGGTCATTGATTCTGGGCACGAATTTCAGCGCGCCGGTTAGCTTGACGTTAGCTAGTAATGGCAGTCTGACGATCGCGAATATCAGTACCGGCAATCTGTCGGTGACAAGCAATGGCAGCCTGAATACGTCCGGTAACGTCACGGCCAGCGGCAGCGCGGTTCTTCTCGCGGCAGGGAATCTTACGGTGGGAGGGAATGTTACTGCGCCGAATTTAAGCCTGAGTTCGAGTAACGGATCGTTGAATTTAAGCGGTAATTTCAGCGCGTCGAATAATTTGAATCTGGCGAGTAACGGCAGTCTGACGATCGCTAATATCAGTACCGGCAATCTGTCGGTAACCAGCAATGGCAGCCTGAATACGTCCGGTAACGTCACGGCCAGCGGCAGCGCGGTTCTTCTCGCGGCAGGGGATCTGACGGCAGGAGGGAATGTGACTGCGCCGAATTTAAGCCTGAGTTCGAGTAACGGATCGCTGAATTTAAGCGGTAATTTCAGCGCGTCGAATAATTTGAATCTGGCGAGCAATGCCAGTCTGACGATAGGCAATCTCAGTGTGGGTAATCTGACGGTGTCTTCCAACGGTACGCTGATCGCGACGGGGAATCTGACGACCAGTGGCAACACCAGTCTGACTGCGGGCGGTAATTTGAGCCTTGGGGGCAATCTCAGCGCGGGCAATATGTCGCTGCTCAGTACTTTTGCGAATGTCACGCAGCTGGCGAATGCTTCCTTGAATGTCGCTGGTGTGCTGGGTGCGGCGGCACCGAATGGCAGCATCAGTCTGCTCGGTAGCAACGTACTTAATGGCGCAGTCAATCTGGGTACCGGCAGCAGCGGTTCGGCCACGCTCAATGCGAGTAGCAATCTGACGATTGGCAACGTCAATACCCACGATCTCATCATCGTGTCGAGCAACGGCGTGAATGTGGCCGGTAATGCGCAGGTGGCAGGCAATGCGACCCTGACTGCCAACGGCAGCATTGCGCTCAATGGCAACCTCAACGCCGGGCATTTGCAGCTCAATAGTATGGCCGGCAATATTGCAGGGCCGGCCAGCGGTAGTTTGATTGTTCCCGGCACCAGCAACATTAGCGCGGCACAAGGCGGGGTTAATTTGCCGGGGGTGAATAACAACCTGACGGGGCTGACGTCGGTCACGGTCAGCGCCAACGGTACGGCGATTGTGAATGGGGCAAATAATCTTGTGGTTAATGGCGTCCCTGTTATCCGGAGTGCTTCGCTTATGCCTACTCCTGCGCCTGCATCTGCGTTCAATACTGCCACTGCGGTTGCCCGCAGCGTGATCGGAGACATTATCGGGGAGGTTGTTCAGCGGAATGTCGGCGAAAATACGGGGGGCAATACCGAGGTGCTGCCGACAAAAATGTTTGGCGAGCTTGATTTGTCGGTCATGAAAATGAGCGACGGTTTAGTGTCCCCCTCACTGGTGAAAAGATCGGCAGCGCAAGTGATTGGTCCGGGCGGAAATCTCAATTTCTCTGTGCAGGATGAGGTTACTGTTGTCGGTAACGGGTTGAACTTGCCGTGA
- a CDS encoding methyltransferase domain-containing protein, producing the protein MFETSKANRRRYMDGAFQSRYFVGRGIDIGGAPDPLAQHAGLFPRMGEVRTWDLPDGDAQGMQGIADESLDFVYSSHCLEHMVDVRQALKNWLRILKPGGYLIVTVPDEDLYEHGYWPSHFNADHKASFTLYKQRPTMGSSINLIDLVREFGPDVECERLWQIRDFYNENAAETDQTQGMAECAIEFVWRKKTNRGIACLQQGMQHYRSFQDRDAMFCYQAAIEEDPRLFDAYNQLAHLLTQAGQYEAIDPLWQRCEQALPEQHLPKLYRALALISQGQFDEGFKRRDVLISDERRSAVLPPTAYPRWEGQSLEGKSIVFWTEFGFGDELMFARFAATFKAMGALRVTVVCQTAILDIMQSLNGADRVVDAKSVEDLPPHDYWVYPHSIPVHYSLQTHGVPDKLPYLRASPQQIKKWKGKLPEKDARLRVGLVWKGSPLHENDAFRSLPGLVWLEPLFDIPGIHFISLQKGAGEDQCQEFAHRSKLSLRAVGNQFDTFSDTAAVIDQLDLVITVDTAVVHLAGAMGKRTWLLVPAYTDWRWGVGKESSPWYPTVKIFRQKRVSEWASVIELVRQELGTLAKEFLRRS; encoded by the coding sequence ATGTTCGAGACCAGTAAAGCCAACCGGCGTCGTTATATGGATGGTGCCTTCCAGTCGCGCTATTTTGTGGGAAGGGGCATCGACATCGGCGGTGCGCCCGATCCGCTGGCGCAGCATGCCGGCTTATTTCCGCGTATGGGCGAGGTCAGAACCTGGGACTTGCCCGACGGCGATGCGCAGGGCATGCAAGGCATTGCCGACGAAAGTCTGGACTTCGTTTACTCCAGTCACTGTCTCGAACACATGGTGGATGTGAGGCAGGCATTAAAGAACTGGTTGCGCATACTGAAGCCAGGCGGTTACCTGATCGTCACGGTGCCGGACGAAGACCTGTACGAACACGGATACTGGCCGTCCCACTTCAATGCCGACCACAAAGCCAGCTTCACGCTCTACAAACAGCGGCCGACCATGGGCAGCTCGATCAATCTGATCGACCTCGTGCGCGAGTTCGGCCCCGATGTCGAGTGCGAACGCCTGTGGCAGATACGCGATTTTTACAATGAAAACGCCGCCGAGACTGACCAGACCCAGGGCATGGCCGAATGCGCGATTGAGTTTGTCTGGCGCAAAAAAACCAATCGTGGCATCGCCTGTTTGCAACAAGGGATGCAGCATTACCGATCGTTTCAGGATCGTGACGCCATGTTCTGTTATCAGGCAGCAATAGAGGAAGACCCGCGGCTCTTCGATGCCTACAACCAGCTTGCCCATCTGCTGACTCAGGCCGGCCAATACGAGGCCATTGATCCGCTGTGGCAGCGCTGCGAACAAGCGCTTCCGGAACAACATTTGCCCAAGCTGTATCGGGCGCTGGCGCTGATCTCGCAGGGACAATTCGACGAAGGTTTCAAACGACGGGATGTCCTGATCTCCGACGAAAGACGCAGCGCGGTGTTGCCACCGACCGCCTATCCGCGCTGGGAAGGGCAATCGCTGGAGGGTAAGTCGATTGTCTTCTGGACCGAATTCGGATTTGGCGATGAACTCATGTTTGCCCGCTTTGCCGCCACCTTCAAAGCCATGGGGGCCTTACGGGTCACGGTGGTCTGCCAGACGGCCATCCTGGACATCATGCAATCACTGAATGGTGCGGATCGGGTGGTTGATGCGAAATCGGTCGAGGACTTGCCCCCGCATGATTATTGGGTCTATCCGCATTCGATACCGGTGCATTACTCGCTGCAAACGCATGGCGTGCCGGATAAGCTTCCCTACCTTCGCGCCTCTCCGCAGCAGATCAAAAAATGGAAGGGGAAATTGCCTGAGAAAGACGCTCGTTTGCGGGTCGGTCTGGTCTGGAAGGGAAGTCCTCTGCATGAAAATGATGCCTTCCGCTCATTACCCGGTCTGGTCTGGCTGGAGCCTCTGTTCGATATACCTGGAATTCATTTCATCAGCCTGCAGAAGGGAGCAGGTGAGGATCAGTGCCAGGAATTCGCGCACCGAAGCAAACTTTCCCTGCGCGCTGTCGGCAATCAATTCGACACGTTTTCAGATACCGCCGCCGTCATCGATCAGCTCGATCTGGTGATTACCGTCGATACCGCTGTCGTCCATTTGGCCGGGGCGATGGGAAAGCGCACATGGCTGTTGGTGCCGGCCTATACCGACTGGCGCTGGGGAGTGGGGAAAGAGAGCAGTCCCTGGTATCCCACCGTCAAAATATTCCGGCAAAAACGCGTGAGCGAATGGGCGTCGGTGATTGAACTGGTGCGGCAGGAGTTAGGAACTTTGGCGAAAGAGTTTCTGCGTCGCAGTTAA
- a CDS encoding IS30 family transposase, with protein sequence MPSIYGAMTDDRKAIIWRMWQQGYPMSEIARDIEKPAATIYSYLLYHGGITPRKRQRRATYLTLEEREDISRALAKECSIRSIARELNRSPSTISREISRNGGVVKYRASIAEQAFLKRAKRPKSFLLAERPALRCLVEERLASNWSPEQIAGWLKTRQTDTSKEMYVSHETIYKSLFIQTRALFREELKKHLRTKRMFRHAKNHKAGSRGQILDAISIRDRPVEIEDRAIPGHWEGDLIIGANNSAIATVVERQSRFTVLCKCEGRTAPSVVHSLTEQMKKLPYQICKSLTWDRGQELSAHKQFTIATDMEVYFCDPRSPWQRGTNENTNGLLRQYFPKGSGLAKYSQHELDDIAAELNARPRKTLGFRTPAEIFNNALQ encoded by the coding sequence ATGCCAAGTATTTACGGAGCAATGACCGATGATCGCAAAGCCATCATCTGGCGAATGTGGCAACAAGGATATCCGATGAGCGAAATAGCCAGGGACATTGAGAAGCCAGCGGCAACCATATACTCCTACCTGCTCTATCACGGTGGCATCACGCCACGAAAGAGGCAGCGTCGAGCGACTTACCTTACTCTTGAAGAGCGCGAAGACATTTCTAGGGCACTAGCCAAAGAGTGCAGTATTCGCAGTATTGCCAGAGAACTTAATCGCTCACCATCGACAATTTCCAGGGAAATATCCCGGAACGGTGGCGTCGTTAAATATCGTGCCAGTATTGCTGAACAAGCTTTTCTTAAACGAGCGAAGCGACCAAAATCATTCTTACTGGCAGAACGTCCCGCCCTAAGATGTCTTGTAGAGGAAAGGCTCGCCTCAAACTGGTCTCCAGAGCAAATCGCTGGATGGCTAAAGACCAGGCAGACCGACACGAGCAAGGAGATGTATGTGTCCCATGAAACGATATACAAATCTTTGTTTATTCAGACACGGGCCTTATTTCGGGAAGAGCTGAAAAAACATTTAAGAACGAAACGGATGTTTCGCCATGCCAAAAATCATAAGGCCGGTAGTAGAGGGCAAATTTTGGATGCTATCTCGATCAGAGATCGTCCCGTTGAAATCGAAGACCGAGCAATCCCTGGGCACTGGGAGGGCGATCTGATTATCGGTGCCAATAACAGCGCCATAGCCACCGTAGTTGAGCGTCAGTCTAGATTTACCGTCTTGTGTAAGTGTGAAGGCCGCACAGCACCAAGTGTGGTGCACTCACTGACGGAGCAGATGAAAAAACTTCCCTATCAGATCTGCAAAAGTTTAACTTGGGATCGCGGACAAGAGCTTTCAGCACATAAACAATTTACTATCGCAACAGATATGGAAGTTTATTTTTGCGATCCTCGTAGTCCATGGCAACGTGGCACTAATGAAAATACCAATGGTCTGTTGAGGCAATATTTCCCAAAAGGAAGCGGACTGGCCAAATATTCCCAACACGAATTAGATGACATAGCAGCAGAGCTCAATGCCCGACCACGAAAAACTCTCGGGTTTAGAACGCCGGCGGAAATTTTTAATAACGCGTTGCAGTGA
- a CDS encoding ShlB/FhaC/HecB family hemolysin secretion/activation protein, which produces MLAGILLLAFMHVTFADEMAPVKSAQAADHVKVRTVSWEGSSTRVANARLAALKENLLHKTLDRAQLEQILADLTMELRNGGLMIAQVIMTPASRTAFFSTGELYLNVFEGKIGAIDLINTSLVDTTRLQQVSEKALCPEGIGNDCILTAQKMERATQLLQDITGVKLERPQLSPKGVAVGQTRVEITVAKNIERYSGSVSADNNGVGSTGKNRLGVVGAMNNVLGQGDVLNLGFNTTSRQQNSGLIGFKVPLGSDGWRGTSSLSRSLFSVSAVNSDGRADTATLGLAYPLLRGLERNSMLALDGVATHSLVNTLGVKVSDKQLYSLRGSLDFNSGDRALQLGQSFWSGNMALSLGSVADHTATGNPANQLGSYQKLGFNLLRRQNFDNSGNAYGLLSLRGQLASRNLDPSEKISLGGLSGVRAFRNDEGSLDDGMIVTMELRHRTILSSGDMFAPGIFIDYANGNINHQTYSNWQIQSGYSSSSISNHRSLSAFGMALDWLSPTRLSGTLVWAKRMPGSADSINYPGSATSRIWLVLGYGF; this is translated from the coding sequence TTGCTAGCAGGCATCCTGCTTCTGGCCTTTATGCACGTCACCTTTGCCGATGAAATGGCTCCAGTGAAGTCTGCTCAAGCCGCAGATCACGTCAAAGTACGCACTGTCAGCTGGGAGGGAAGTTCCACCAGGGTGGCCAATGCGAGGCTGGCGGCCTTGAAAGAAAATTTACTGCACAAGACGCTCGACCGCGCCCAGTTGGAACAGATTCTGGCCGATCTCACCATGGAGTTGCGTAATGGCGGTTTAATGATTGCGCAAGTCATCATGACACCCGCCAGCCGCACCGCTTTTTTCTCCACGGGTGAGCTGTATCTCAACGTATTTGAAGGAAAAATCGGCGCCATCGATCTCATCAATACTTCCTTGGTGGATACCACGCGACTGCAACAGGTCTCTGAGAAAGCCTTGTGTCCTGAAGGAATTGGCAACGACTGCATCCTCACTGCGCAAAAAATGGAACGCGCCACGCAGCTTTTGCAAGACATTACCGGCGTCAAACTGGAACGTCCGCAACTCTCCCCAAAAGGCGTGGCGGTAGGACAGACGCGGGTAGAAATCACGGTGGCAAAAAATATCGAGAGGTATTCCGGCTCGGTCAGCGCAGATAACAACGGCGTTGGCTCCACCGGTAAAAACCGGCTCGGCGTCGTCGGTGCGATGAACAATGTGCTGGGGCAAGGGGATGTGCTCAATCTCGGTTTCAATACCACCAGCCGGCAGCAAAATAGCGGACTGATCGGTTTCAAAGTGCCGCTGGGCAGTGACGGCTGGCGTGGCACCAGCAGCCTCTCGCGCAGTTTGTTTTCGGTCTCAGCGGTCAACTCCGATGGACGCGCCGATACGGCAACGCTGGGCCTGGCCTACCCGCTTTTACGCGGACTGGAGCGTAACTCCATGCTGGCGCTCGACGGCGTTGCCACGCATTCCCTGGTCAATACTCTGGGGGTGAAGGTGTCCGACAAACAGCTCTATTCGCTACGCGGGTCGCTGGATTTCAATTCGGGGGATCGTGCGCTGCAACTGGGTCAAAGCTTCTGGTCCGGCAATATGGCGCTGTCGCTCGGTAGCGTCGCCGACCACACAGCGACGGGCAATCCGGCGAACCAGTTGGGCAGTTATCAAAAACTCGGCTTTAATCTGCTGCGGCGACAAAATTTCGACAACAGCGGCAATGCGTATGGATTGCTCAGTCTGCGCGGTCAGCTTGCCAGCCGCAATCTGGACCCTTCGGAAAAAATATCACTGGGAGGCCTGTCCGGGGTCCGCGCCTTTCGCAATGATGAGGGCTCTTTGGATGACGGCATGATTGTGACGATGGAATTGCGCCACCGCACGATACTGTCTTCCGGTGACATGTTTGCGCCGGGAATATTTATCGATTATGCCAACGGCAACATCAACCATCAGACTTATAGCAACTGGCAAATCCAGAGCGGTTATTCCAGTAGCAGTATTTCCAATCATCGCAGCTTGTCTGCCTTCGGCATGGCGCTGGACTGGCTCAGCCCGACTCGGCTCAGCGGTACGCTGGTCTGGGCTAAACGCATGCCTGGCAGCGCCGACTCCATCAACTATCCCGGCAGTGCGACGTCGCGTATCTGGCTGGTCCTGGGCTATGGGTTTTAA